The following proteins are encoded in a genomic region of Variovorax paradoxus:
- a CDS encoding branched-chain amino acid ABC transporter permease, with product MFLKRLLSNDMPRSRLLAVLLLALFIALAFAPFIFPGVKALSVAAKILVFVVLVASFDLLLGYTGIVSFAHTMFFGIGAYGIAISASRLGPSWGAVLLGLVASLAVSLVLSFAIGLFSLRVRAIFFAMITLAVASAFQTLASQLSDFTGGEDGLTFKLPELISPSFEFAEEPFLGVSLDGRLLCYYMLFAAAVVLLLALLRIVNSPFGRVLQAIRENEFRAEAIGYRVVVYRTTAAVLSALFATLAGAMLAIWLRYNGPDTSLSFEIMIDVLLIVVIGGMGTMYGAAIGAVLFVLAQSYLQDLLRVGSEAASGLPWLAALLSPDRWLLWLGVLFVVSVYYFPTGIVGKLRARAAR from the coding sequence ATGTTCCTGAAACGACTTCTCTCCAACGACATGCCGCGCAGCCGCCTGCTCGCGGTGCTGCTGCTCGCGCTGTTTATTGCGCTGGCCTTTGCACCCTTCATCTTCCCAGGCGTGAAGGCGCTCAGCGTCGCGGCCAAGATCCTGGTGTTCGTGGTGCTGGTCGCGAGCTTCGACCTGCTGCTGGGCTACACGGGCATCGTGAGCTTTGCGCACACCATGTTCTTTGGCATCGGTGCCTACGGCATTGCCATCTCGGCGTCGCGGCTCGGGCCCAGCTGGGGCGCGGTGCTGCTCGGGTTGGTTGCGTCGCTCGCGGTCTCGCTGGTGCTCTCGTTCGCCATCGGCCTCTTCTCGCTCAGGGTGCGCGCGATCTTCTTCGCGATGATCACGCTGGCGGTGGCTTCGGCCTTCCAGACGCTGGCCTCGCAGCTGTCGGACTTCACGGGCGGCGAAGACGGCCTGACCTTCAAGCTGCCCGAGCTGATCTCGCCGAGCTTCGAGTTTGCCGAGGAGCCTTTCCTCGGCGTCTCGCTCGACGGCCGGCTGCTGTGCTACTACATGCTGTTCGCCGCCGCCGTGGTGCTGCTGTTGGCATTGCTGCGCATCGTGAATTCGCCGTTCGGCCGCGTGCTGCAGGCCATCCGCGAGAACGAGTTCCGCGCCGAGGCCATCGGCTACCGCGTGGTGGTGTACCGCACGACGGCGGCCGTGCTGTCGGCGTTGTTCGCCACGCTGGCCGGCGCCATGCTCGCGATCTGGCTGCGCTACAACGGGCCCGACACCTCCTTGAGCTTCGAGATCATGATCGACGTGCTGCTGATCGTGGTGATCGGCGGCATGGGCACCATGTACGGCGCGGCCATTGGCGCGGTGCTGTTCGTGCTGGCGCAAAGCTACCTGCAGGACCTGCTGCGCGTCGGCAGCGAGGCCGCGAGCGGGCTGCCTTGGCTTGCGGCACTGCTGTCGCCCGACCGCTGGCTGCTGTGGCTGGGGGTGCTGTTCGTCGTCTCGGTGTATTACTTTCCGACCGGCATCGTCGGCAAGCTGCGGGCGAGGGCTGCGCGATGA
- a CDS encoding alpha/beta fold hydrolase, which produces MSNNDLAVPVPVPVSRYAQLAGREIHWLDWGAPDAPVVIAWHGLARTCRDMDELAQHFAARGFRVICPDTIGRGLSQWSPLPDEEYQLSFYARIAAALCDELRLGRVHWVGTSMGGAIGTVCASGLFEPRMKARIASLTLNDNAPQLAQAAIERIRAYAGEPPAFDTVAELELFFRTVYKPYGWLSDAQWRRLTESSTRRLSDGRVTPHYDPAMVRQFSAHDNDYLIWPHYDAIEVPVLCLRGAESDLVLPEVTQQMQLRGPGASGQLKVVEIQGCGHAPALNVPEQLELIEGFIRAAGR; this is translated from the coding sequence ATGAGCAACAACGATCTTGCCGTTCCGGTTCCTGTTCCTGTCTCCCGCTACGCGCAGCTCGCGGGCCGTGAGATCCATTGGCTCGATTGGGGCGCGCCCGATGCACCGGTGGTCATTGCCTGGCACGGGCTCGCGCGCACCTGCCGCGACATGGACGAGCTGGCGCAGCACTTTGCCGCGCGCGGCTTCCGCGTGATCTGCCCCGACACCATCGGCCGCGGCCTGAGCCAGTGGAGCCCGCTGCCCGACGAGGAATACCAGCTCTCGTTCTACGCGCGCATTGCCGCCGCGCTGTGCGATGAGCTGCGCCTGGGGCGCGTGCATTGGGTCGGCACCTCGATGGGCGGCGCCATCGGAACGGTCTGCGCTTCGGGCCTGTTCGAGCCGCGCATGAAGGCGCGCATCGCGAGCCTCACGCTCAACGACAACGCGCCGCAACTCGCGCAGGCTGCCATCGAACGCATCCGCGCCTATGCGGGCGAGCCGCCCGCATTCGACACGGTGGCCGAGCTCGAGCTTTTCTTCCGCACCGTGTACAAGCCCTACGGCTGGCTCAGCGATGCGCAGTGGCGCCGGCTGACCGAGAGCTCCACGCGGCGCCTGTCCGACGGCCGCGTGACGCCGCACTACGACCCGGCGATGGTCCGGCAGTTCAGCGCGCACGACAACGACTACCTGATCTGGCCGCACTACGACGCGATCGAGGTGCCGGTGCTGTGCCTGCGCGGCGCCGAGTCGGACCTGGTGCTGCCCGAGGTCACGCAGCAGATGCAGCTGAGAGGGCCGGGCGCCTCCGGGCAGCTGAAGGTCGTCGAAATCCAGGGGTGCGGCCACGCGCCCGCGCTCAACGTGCCCGAACAACTGGAGCTCATCGAAGGGTTTATTCGCGCCGCCGGTCGCTAG